One stretch of Malus domestica chromosome 14, GDT2T_hap1 DNA includes these proteins:
- the LOC108174764 gene encoding uncharacterized mitochondrial protein AtMg00810-like, producing MLDCKPAITPVDCKLNLSIDGEAMHDVTYYQRLVGKLINLTITRPEITYAVSLASQFMDSPTVDHLNIIMRILRYLKGSIGEGITMHNNQSTVISGYTYADWAGNAIDKKSTTGYCTFIDGNLVTWKSKKQQVIAHSSAKAEYRAMVTTACELIWLKGLLSDLGFSSSTPMLLMCDNQAAMHIAANPVFH from the coding sequence ATGCTTGACTGCAAGCCTGCTATCACTCCCGTTGATTGTAAACTGAACCTCAGCATAGATGGAGAAGCCATGCATGATGTAACCTACTATCAACGATTAGTAGGCAAGCTCATAAACCTCACCATCACTCGTCCAGAAATCACTTATGCAGTGAGCTTGGCTAGTCAGTTTATGGACTCTCCCACTGTTGATCACCTTAACATTATTATGAGAATCCTTCGTTATCTCAAGGGTTCAATAGGGGAAGGAATTACTATGCACAACAATCAATCCACTGTCATTAGTGGCTACACATATGCAGACTGGGCAGGTAATGCAATTGATAAGAAATCAACCACAGGCTATTGTACATTTATTGATGGAAACCTTGTcacttggaagagcaagaagcaACAGGTAATTGCTCATTCCAGTGCAAAGGCTGAGTATCGAGCCATGGTAACCACTGCTTGTGAACTCATTTGGCTTAAAGGGCTTCTTTCAGACTTAGGGTTTTCTAGTTCTACTCCTATGTTACTTATGTGTGATAATCAAGCAGCCATGCATATTGCTGCCAACCCTGTGTTCCATTAA